In the genome of Tropicibacter oceani, one region contains:
- a CDS encoding D-amino-acid transaminase, translating into MTRTVYLNGEYLPETEAKVSIFDRAFLMADGVYEVTSVLGGKLIDFEGHAKRLERSLNELDMPKPAAFDDLLEIHRELVRLNGIDEGMIYLQITRGAPGDRDFVFPDPATCEPTLVLFTQNKPGLADNPVAKKGIKVISIEDVRWGRRDIKTTQLLYPSMGKMMAKKAGADDAWMVEDGFVTEGTSNNAYIVKGNKIITRALSNDILHGITRAAVLRFAREAQMEVEERNFSIDEAKEADEAFVTSASTFVMPVVEIDGVALGDGTPGARALRLREIYLDESRKAAV; encoded by the coding sequence ATGACCCGCACCGTATACCTCAACGGCGAATATCTGCCCGAAACCGAAGCCAAGGTCAGCATCTTTGACCGGGCCTTTCTGATGGCGGATGGGGTTTACGAGGTGACAAGCGTGCTGGGCGGCAAGCTGATCGATTTCGAAGGCCATGCCAAGCGGCTGGAACGGTCTCTGAATGAGCTGGACATGCCCAAACCCGCCGCCTTTGACGACCTGCTGGAGATCCACCGCGAGCTGGTGCGCCTGAACGGCATCGACGAGGGGATGATCTATCTGCAGATCACCCGCGGCGCGCCCGGCGACCGCGATTTCGTCTTTCCCGATCCTGCGACTTGCGAGCCGACGCTGGTTCTGTTCACCCAGAACAAGCCCGGGCTGGCCGACAATCCAGTGGCGAAAAAGGGCATCAAGGTTATCAGCATCGAGGACGTGCGCTGGGGCCGCCGCGATATCAAGACGACGCAGCTGCTGTACCCGTCGATGGGCAAGATGATGGCCAAGAAGGCCGGGGCCGATGATGCCTGGATGGTCGAGGATGGCTTTGTCACCGAGGGAACCAGCAACAACGCCTATATCGTCAAGGGCAACAAGATCATCACGCGCGCCCTGTCCAACGACATCCTGCACGGGATCACCCGCGCCGCCGTGCTGCGCTTTGCCCGCGAGGCTCAGATGGAGGTCGAGGAACGCAATTTCTCCATCGACGAGGCAAAAGAGGCGGACGAGGCGTTCGTCACCAGTGCGTCTACTTTCGTGATGCCCGTGGTCGAGATTGACGGCGTGGCACTGGGCGATGGCACCCCGGGCGCGCGCGCCCTGCGCCTGCGCGAAATCTATCTGGACGAAAGCCGCAAGGCCGCGGTTTAA
- a CDS encoding BON domain-containing protein: MRDLFAILAIALAVISLGVFRVPDENALVAAGIKAEAEAALYQARHPLDIAVKARTVTVSGRVESEAEAEQVVAQLTDLQGVEAVENLLTILPTVAPFDLGMTKAAGLVTVAGVVPQEGLARQLTELFALDEPDLTVAAGAPDGLWGEVALRAAQTLAGMEEGQVRLVDRDLAISGVVHLPAQLRQIEAGFAEVPEGYSATLTITALDDGLPYSLLVTRDPFMGLRAFGKLPPDYAGPVAAVIDGAEGAITHAPKPLDAPGFEEALAAIAPLVEALELGTISVTPGVVTVQGGPMPPAIIAQIDALELPLGYALNRSLVPVDDGPALTLTVTWDGSALDFHGRVPADFDAGAWAAGFGAPLGAEQLDRSPYPDLQGWDDPLQPGLRALSALRSGVLELDATGLRLTGLAADPAARQMARAALGDSGEADLQLADDGAPAVFELTYDAATGASLQGKLPAGLTPAAMAEALGLDAVRGDPRVAPGGDAAPVLDALRAVQPYLDLLDGMTLDHGPGAPLSLRLQVTPGAPVALLRQQLALPNGVQATIDSASPPLPGTQRTHVVLGLPQVFTDGYWLPKLSISPTAEACTKAMAEAKPVPFEENGFALALGAVHPLAQLAAVARDCTWTGDLTLMIEVQAGKTDYPALNRQLARRRAEALRAALAERGVPRARIEAIGQAADDAGETVRYLWQ; the protein is encoded by the coding sequence ATGCGGGACCTGTTTGCCATTCTGGCGATTGCACTGGCGGTGATCTCGCTGGGTGTGTTCCGCGTGCCGGATGAAAACGCGCTGGTCGCCGCCGGGATCAAGGCCGAGGCCGAGGCTGCCCTTTATCAGGCGCGGCATCCGTTGGACATTGCGGTCAAGGCGCGCACGGTCACCGTGTCGGGCCGCGTCGAAAGCGAGGCCGAGGCAGAACAGGTCGTCGCGCAACTGACCGATCTGCAGGGCGTCGAAGCAGTGGAAAACCTGCTGACGATCCTGCCCACGGTTGCACCCTTTGATCTGGGTATGACCAAGGCGGCGGGGCTGGTCACCGTCGCGGGCGTGGTTCCGCAAGAGGGTCTGGCCCGGCAGTTGACGGAGCTTTTTGCGCTGGACGAGCCGGATTTGACTGTCGCGGCGGGGGCGCCCGATGGTCTTTGGGGCGAAGTCGCCTTGCGGGCTGCCCAGACCCTGGCCGGGATGGAAGAGGGGCAGGTGCGTCTGGTGGACCGCGACTTGGCGATCAGCGGCGTGGTGCATCTTCCTGCGCAGTTGCGCCAGATTGAGGCCGGGTTTGCCGAAGTGCCCGAAGGCTACAGCGCGACCCTGACGATCACCGCTCTGGATGACGGGTTGCCCTATAGCCTGCTGGTGACGCGCGATCCTTTCATGGGGTTGCGGGCTTTTGGTAAGCTGCCTCCGGACTATGCCGGACCTGTTGCGGCGGTGATCGACGGGGCAGAGGGGGCCATCACCCATGCCCCGAAACCGCTGGACGCACCGGGTTTCGAAGAGGCGTTGGCCGCGATTGCCCCGCTGGTGGAGGCCCTGGAACTGGGCACGATCAGCGTGACGCCAGGGGTTGTGACGGTGCAGGGCGGGCCGATGCCGCCTGCGATCATCGCGCAAATCGACGCCTTGGAATTGCCGCTGGGCTATGCATTGAACCGTTCCTTGGTGCCGGTGGATGATGGCCCGGCCCTGACGCTGACGGTCACATGGGATGGCAGCGCCTTGGACTTTCATGGCCGCGTGCCCGCGGATTTCGACGCCGGGGCTTGGGCAGCGGGGTTTGGCGCGCCTTTGGGGGCCGAACAGCTGGATCGTTCACCCTATCCCGATCTTCAGGGTTGGGATGACCCGTTGCAGCCGGGCTTGCGCGCGCTTTCCGCGCTGCGCAGCGGCGTGTTGGAACTGGACGCCACTGGCCTGCGCCTGACCGGGCTTGCCGCTGATCCGGCGGCCCGGCAAATGGCGCGCGCGGCGCTGGGCGACAGCGGCGAGGCCGATCTCCAACTGGCGGATGATGGCGCGCCTGCGGTGTTCGAACTGACCTATGACGCGGCGACCGGCGCGAGCCTGCAAGGCAAGCTGCCCGCCGGCTTGACGCCTGCGGCGATGGCCGAGGCGCTGGGCTTGGACGCGGTCCGGGGTGATCCGCGTGTCGCGCCAGGGGGCGACGCCGCGCCGGTGCTGGACGCCTTGCGCGCGGTTCAGCCCTATCTGGACCTGCTGGACGGGATGACGCTTGACCACGGGCCGGGCGCGCCCTTGTCCCTGCGCTTGCAGGTCACGCCGGGTGCACCGGTTGCACTGTTGCGGCAGCAACTGGCGCTGCCCAATGGGGTGCAGGCCACGATCGACAGCGCCAGCCCGCCGCTGCCCGGCACCCAGCGCACGCATGTGGTGCTGGGCCTGCCGCAGGTTTTCACGGATGGCTATTGGTTGCCGAAACTGTCGATTTCCCCGACCGCCGAGGCCTGCACCAAGGCGATGGCCGAGGCCAAGCCCGTACCGTTCGAGGAAAATGGCTTTGCTCTGGCGCTGGGGGCGGTGCATCCGCTGGCCCAGCTGGCGGCCGTGGCGCGCGATTGTACCTGGACCGGCGACTTGACCCTGATGATCGAGGTTCAGGCCGGAAAGACCGACTACCCAGCCCTTAACCGCCAACTGGCGCGGCGCCGGGCCGAGGCCTTGCGCGCCGCATTGGCCGAACGCGGGGTGCCGCGCGCAAGGATCGAGGCGATCGGACAGGCAGCGGACGATGCGGGCGAAACGGTCCGCTACCTTTGGCAATGA
- a CDS encoding TIGR03862 family flavoprotein gives MKGALVIGGGPAGLMAADALLSAGIPVLLAEAKPSLGRKFLMAGKSGLNLTKMEPLADFLSNYGTARNALSPMITAFGPDQVKTWAEGLGQPCFTGSTGRLFPTAMKASPLLRAWLARLDDMGLQRRTRWRWTGWDGDAVLFDTPVGPQRITPQVTVLALGGASWARLGSDGAWAGTLVQAGQPVAPFQPSNVGIVVEWSAHMQRHLGAPLKNIGFHAGDLSSRGEAVISTKGLEGGAIYPLAPALRAGAALFADLAPDLDEAAVAARLSRPKGKQSLSNHLRKALSLSPAKQALLMECARPLPDQPDALARLVKHLPIAHQGPRPMDEAISTAGGLRWDGLSDGLMLREKPGTFCAGEMLDWEAPTGGYLLTACLATGLWAGQHAARHCQR, from the coding sequence ATGAAGGGCGCGCTTGTCATCGGGGGTGGCCCCGCGGGGCTGATGGCCGCCGATGCGCTGTTGTCGGCGGGCATCCCGGTTTTGCTGGCCGAGGCCAAGCCATCGCTTGGACGCAAGTTCCTGATGGCGGGCAAGTCCGGGTTGAACCTGACCAAGATGGAGCCCCTGGCCGATTTCCTGTCCAACTACGGCACCGCCCGGAACGCGCTGAGCCCGATGATCACCGCCTTTGGCCCCGATCAGGTCAAGACCTGGGCCGAGGGGTTGGGCCAGCCCTGTTTCACCGGCTCGACCGGGCGGCTGTTTCCGACGGCCATGAAAGCCTCGCCGCTGCTGCGCGCCTGGCTGGCGCGGCTGGACGACATGGGATTGCAGCGCCGCACCCGCTGGCGCTGGACCGGATGGGACGGCGACGCGGTTTTGTTCGACACGCCCGTAGGGCCGCAGCGGATCACGCCGCAGGTGACTGTTCTGGCGCTTGGCGGGGCCAGCTGGGCGCGGCTTGGGTCCGACGGGGCCTGGGCCGGAACGCTTGTTCAGGCGGGGCAACCGGTTGCGCCCTTCCAGCCGTCAAACGTCGGGATCGTGGTGGAGTGGTCCGCCCACATGCAAAGGCACCTTGGCGCGCCCTTGAAGAACATCGGCTTTCACGCCGGGGATCTGTCCAGCCGGGGCGAGGCGGTGATATCGACAAAGGGGCTGGAAGGCGGGGCGATCTACCCGCTGGCCCCTGCCCTGCGCGCCGGGGCCGCGCTGTTTGCCGATCTCGCGCCCGATCTGGACGAGGCCGCCGTTGCCGCGCGGCTGTCCCGCCCGAAAGGCAAACAAAGCCTGTCCAACCACCTGCGCAAGGCGCTGTCCTTGTCCCCCGCCAAGCAGGCCCTGCTGATGGAATGCGCCCGCCCCCTGCCTGACCAGCCCGATGCACTGGCGCGGCTGGTCAAACACCTGCCCATCGCCCACCAGGGCCCCCGCCCCATGGACGAAGCGATTTCCACCGCCGGAGGCCTGCGCTGGGACGGCCTGAGCGATGGCCTGATGCTGCGTGAAAAGCCCGGTACCTTCTGCGCTGGCGAAATGCTGGACTGGGAGGCCCCGACCGGCGGTTACCTGTTGACGGCCTGCCTTGCCACCGGGCTATGGGCCGGGCAGCACGCCGCGCGTCATTGCCAAAGGTAG
- a CDS encoding mechanosensitive ion channel family protein: MTFDLDSQPQIIQRAAGFALQGWDIAKGWLLSPAAWSQFGLLIAAFVLAWLLTRRLRPMLERLLTPEAGKTSILATIRRFLLIFVPLLLPLLAWGFTAIGEQATRALFGSGAVIAFGKRIFLFLAARILVREIISDGFLKMLGRFVLLPIMALYALGFLDDSIARLNEMTISLGNIEFTVMSIIRGIIAGSILFWIGRWSNDQTGNFIKKQDDMPPATRQLASKAAEIAIFGLAFLLLMNIMGIPLTSLAVLGGAIGVGLGFGLQKIASNYISGVILLLEGQATVGDYVELDSGEAGTIVKTTARAMILETFDGRWIVVPNEDFITTRIINYSDQGSANRYEVPFSVSYDTDINLVPDIIEAAVATHPGVLQKPYPPDCEWRAFGESGVDFAVEFWVNGLDDGKNKFSSDVGFLIWNALKAHNIEIPYPRRVIEMRNAPSGD, encoded by the coding sequence ATGACCTTCGACCTCGACTCGCAGCCGCAGATCATCCAGCGCGCCGCCGGCTTTGCCCTGCAAGGCTGGGACATCGCCAAGGGTTGGCTGCTGTCGCCCGCCGCATGGTCGCAGTTCGGCCTGTTGATCGCGGCCTTTGTGCTGGCCTGGCTGCTGACCCGGCGCCTGCGCCCGATGCTGGAACGCCTGTTGACGCCCGAGGCCGGGAAAACCTCGATCCTTGCCACGATCCGCCGCTTTTTGCTGATCTTCGTGCCGCTGCTGCTGCCGCTTCTGGCCTGGGGCTTTACCGCCATCGGCGAACAGGCCACCCGCGCCCTGTTCGGATCGGGCGCCGTCATTGCCTTTGGCAAGCGGATCTTTTTGTTCCTCGCGGCGCGCATCCTGGTCCGGGAAATCATCTCGGACGGGTTTCTCAAGATGCTGGGCCGCTTTGTGCTGCTGCCGATCATGGCGCTTTACGCGCTGGGGTTCCTGGATGACAGCATCGCCCGCCTGAACGAGATGACGATCTCTTTGGGCAATATCGAATTCACCGTGATGTCGATCATCCGGGGCATCATCGCCGGGTCGATCCTGTTCTGGATCGGCCGCTGGTCGAACGACCAGACCGGCAACTTCATCAAGAAACAGGACGACATGCCGCCTGCAACCCGGCAGCTTGCCTCGAAAGCGGCCGAGATCGCGATCTTTGGCCTGGCCTTCCTGCTGCTGATGAACATCATGGGCATTCCGCTGACCTCGCTTGCGGTGCTGGGCGGCGCCATTGGTGTGGGCCTTGGCTTTGGTCTGCAAAAGATCGCGTCGAACTATATTTCCGGCGTGATCCTGCTGCTCGAAGGGCAGGCCACGGTGGGCGATTATGTCGAACTGGACAGCGGCGAGGCCGGCACCATCGTAAAGACCACCGCCCGCGCCATGATCCTGGAAACCTTTGACGGGCGCTGGATCGTCGTCCCGAACGAAGATTTCATCACCACCCGGATCATCAACTATTCGGATCAGGGCAGCGCCAACCGCTACGAAGTGCCGTTTTCCGTCAGCTACGACACCGACATCAACCTTGTGCCCGACATCATCGAAGCGGCCGTTGCCACGCACCCCGGCGTCTTGCAAAAACCATATCCGCCCGATTGTGAATGGCGCGCCTTTGGCGAAAGCGGCGTCGATTTCGCGGTGGAATTCTGGGTGAACGGGCTGGACGACGGCAAGAACAAGTTTTCGTCCGATGTCGGTTTCCTGATCTGGAACGCGCTCAAGGCACACAACATCGAAATCCCCTATCCGCGCCGCGTCATCGAAATGCGCAATGCGCCGTCGGGCGACTAG
- a CDS encoding HNH endonuclease family protein has protein sequence MSDPICPLCLRPIPPAAKQSLHHLIPKLKGGKGGPVVLLHQICHSEIHTVFTEAELARDYNTVEALRAHPRMARFLAWVAKRRPDFHSRSAGGRRKR, from the coding sequence ATGAGTGACCCGATTTGCCCCCTGTGCCTGCGGCCCATTCCACCCGCTGCCAAGCAAAGCCTGCATCACCTGATCCCCAAGCTGAAGGGCGGCAAGGGCGGGCCGGTGGTGCTTTTGCACCAGATTTGCCATTCGGAAATCCACACGGTCTTTACCGAGGCGGAACTGGCGCGCGACTACAACACGGTCGAGGCACTGCGCGCCCACCCCAGGATGGCGCGCTTTCTGGCCTGGGTGGCCAAACGCCGCCCGGATTTTCACAGCCGCAGCGCGGGCGGGCGCCGCAAAAGGTGA
- the ybgC gene encoding tol-pal system-associated acyl-CoA thioesterase, producing MIHVFPVRVYYEDTDMAGIVYHANYLKFIERARSDWVKEQGLDQNAMREDGIVFVVRRIECDYLHPAKYDDALEVRTSVKAMTGVRLIMAQEVLRGEEVLFRAEVTAVCATLDGHPARLPAGLRKKVH from the coding sequence ATGATCCATGTCTTTCCTGTCCGCGTCTATTACGAGGACACCGATATGGCGGGGATCGTCTATCACGCCAATTACCTGAAATTCATTGAACGGGCGCGCAGTGACTGGGTCAAGGAACAGGGCTTGGATCAGAACGCCATGCGCGAGGACGGCATCGTCTTTGTCGTGCGGCGGATCGAATGCGATTACCTGCATCCGGCGAAATACGATGACGCGCTTGAGGTGCGCACCAGCGTCAAGGCCATGACCGGGGTGCGCCTGATCATGGCGCAAGAGGTGCTGCGCGGCGAAGAAGTGCTGTTCCGCGCCGAGGTCACGGCAGTCTGCGCCACGCTGGACGGCCATCCCGCGCGCCTGCCTGCCGGTTTGCGCAAAAAGGTGCACTAG
- the tolQ gene encoding protein TolQ, producing MEAETLALAQEIDFSMWGLFARATLTVKLVMLALTIASVWSWGIIIDKLIAYRKARREAKIFDQAFWSGEPLDELYEQLGPEPSGRAQRVFAAGMTEWRRSHREDGGLIANAQSRIDRSMDVAIQKEAEELQKGLPVLATVGSTAPFVGLFGTVFGIMHAFIEIASQQNTSLVVVAPGIAEALLATGLGLMAAIPAVIFYNKFNADSDRILGGYEAFADEFATILSRQLDS from the coding sequence ATGGAAGCAGAAACCCTAGCGCTCGCGCAGGAGATTGATTTCTCTATGTGGGGGCTTTTTGCGCGCGCAACGCTGACCGTCAAGCTGGTGATGCTGGCCTTGACCATCGCATCGGTCTGGTCGTGGGGCATCATCATCGACAAGCTGATCGCGTACCGCAAGGCACGACGCGAGGCCAAGATTTTCGATCAGGCCTTTTGGTCGGGCGAACCTTTGGACGAGCTTTACGAACAGCTTGGCCCCGAACCCAGCGGGCGGGCGCAGCGCGTCTTTGCCGCCGGCATGACGGAATGGCGACGTTCGCACCGCGAGGATGGCGGGCTGATCGCCAATGCCCAAAGCCGAATCGACCGCAGCATGGACGTGGCCATCCAGAAAGAGGCCGAAGAGCTGCAAAAAGGTCTGCCGGTGCTGGCCACCGTCGGGTCGACCGCACCCTTTGTCGGCCTGTTCGGGACGGTCTTTGGCATCATGCACGCCTTTATCGAGATCGCGTCGCAGCAGAACACCTCGCTTGTGGTCGTGGCCCCCGGCATCGCCGAGGCGCTGCTGGCCACCGGTCTGGGCCTGATGGCAGCGATCCCGGCCGTTATCTTCTACAACAAGTTCAATGCGGACAGCGACCGCATCCTTGGCGGCTATGAGGCCTTTGCCGACGAATTCGCCACCATCCTTTCGCGCCAGCTGGATTCCTGA
- the tolR gene encoding protein TolR: MGAGVMKNGGGGSRRRRRRRGGSSQAMSEINVTPFVDVMLVLLIIFMVAAPLLTVGVPVELPKTAAQALPQETEEPLTVTISAEGTVLLQSTEISREDLVPRLRAIAAERSDDRVYLRADGSVTYEEVAQIMGALNAGGFSSIGLVTDIGGPALNGTGQ; the protein is encoded by the coding sequence ATGGGCGCCGGGGTCATGAAAAACGGCGGGGGTGGCAGCCGCCGCAGGCGTCGCCGCAGGGGCGGCAGCAGCCAGGCCATGTCCGAAATCAACGTCACGCCCTTTGTGGACGTGATGCTGGTGCTTTTGATCATCTTCATGGTGGCCGCGCCTTTGCTGACGGTTGGGGTTCCGGTGGAATTGCCCAAGACCGCCGCGCAGGCCCTGCCGCAGGAAACCGAAGAACCGCTGACCGTGACGATTTCCGCCGAGGGCACCGTTCTTCTGCAATCGACCGAGATCAGCCGCGAGGACCTGGTGCCGCGCCTGCGTGCCATCGCCGCCGAGCGCAGCGATGACCGCGTTTATTTGCGCGCCGACGGGTCGGTGACTTACGAAGAAGTGGCCCAGATCATGGGCGCGCTGAACGCGGGCGGCTTTTCCTCGATCGGTCTTGTGACGGACATTGGTGGTCCGGCCCTGAACGGCACGGGTCAGTAG
- a CDS encoding cell envelope biogenesis protein TolA, translating to MTKGQYISAGAHGLAILWLLFGGLFRANPPEVEVADVTVLSEAEFAALTQPVLSAPPPEPAPVRPSPRPEPAPEPVPEPQPAPEPTPAPEPTPAPEPTPVAPAPEPEPEPAPPALPPVEAAPPPPEPTPPEVTPPPVLAPDASVRPKPRPAQRVAAEPVAPPETDTTVADEVQQAAEPDAVSPEPAEESQEATAPEEAATEIVTEAEKPSGSLAPPSSPRPKTRPAAATAAAAAAGPASETPPKPAEPAAEPETDTADAVAAALAEALSGGSEPAAPAGPPLTRGEQEGLRVAVQKCWNVDVGSAAASVVVTVGLEMDRSGKVVDLRMISASGGSGAAVETAFQAARRAVLRCQADGYDLPDDKYDHWRQIEITFNPADMRLR from the coding sequence GTGACGAAGGGTCAGTACATATCCGCCGGTGCCCACGGCCTTGCGATCCTGTGGCTTTTGTTCGGGGGGCTTTTCCGCGCCAACCCGCCCGAGGTCGAGGTGGCCGACGTCACGGTATTGTCCGAAGCTGAATTCGCCGCGCTGACCCAGCCGGTGCTGTCCGCGCCGCCGCCGGAGCCGGCCCCCGTCCGCCCCAGCCCCAGACCCGAACCCGCGCCCGAGCCCGTACCGGAACCCCAACCGGCGCCAGAACCGACCCCTGCGCCAGAACCGACCCCTGCGCCGGAACCGACCCCTGTCGCCCCCGCGCCCGAACCCGAACCGGAGCCTGCGCCGCCGGCCTTGCCGCCGGTCGAGGCTGCTCCGCCGCCGCCCGAGCCGACACCCCCCGAAGTGACCCCGCCGCCGGTTCTGGCGCCCGATGCCTCGGTGCGGCCGAAACCGCGCCCGGCGCAGCGCGTCGCCGCAGAACCCGTGGCCCCGCCCGAAACCGACACAACCGTTGCCGACGAGGTCCAGCAGGCCGCCGAGCCCGACGCCGTTTCCCCCGAACCGGCAGAAGAGTCGCAAGAGGCCACCGCCCCCGAGGAGGCGGCAACCGAAATCGTGACCGAGGCTGAAAAACCCTCGGGCAGCCTGGCACCGCCCAGCAGTCCGCGTCCCAAGACACGGCCCGCTGCCGCGACGGCTGCGGCTGCGGCTGCAGGCCCGGCCTCGGAAACACCGCCCAAACCCGCCGAGCCGGCCGCCGAGCCGGAGACCGACACCGCCGATGCCGTGGCCGCCGCCCTGGCCGAGGCGCTTTCGGGCGGATCAGAGCCCGCCGCCCCCGCCGGCCCGCCGCTGACACGCGGCGAGCAGGAGGGCCTGCGGGTCGCCGTGCAAAAGTGCTGGAACGTCGATGTCGGCTCTGCCGCGGCTTCGGTCGTGGTGACGGTCGGGCTTGAGATGGATCGCAGCGGCAAGGTCGTGGACCTCAGGATGATCAGCGCGTCCGGCGGATCGGGCGCGGCGGTCGAAACCGCCTTTCAGGCGGCGCGCCGTGCCGTGCTGCGCTGCCAGGCTGACGGGTATGACCTGCCTGATGACAAGTACGACCACTGGCGCCAGATCGAAATTACCTTCAATCCCGCCGACATGCGCCTGAGATAG
- the tolB gene encoding Tol-Pal system beta propeller repeat protein TolB — protein MMHRLASLMIGAVALVLILGASGATAQTGPLRIEITEGVVEPMPYAVPNFVAETADAQQYAEQISRVIADDLTGTGLFREIPREAHISTVASFGAPIQYADWKAINSQALITGAVSTDGAGKVIVKFRVWDVFAGAELGQGMQFAATADGWRRLAHKVADQVYARLTGEDPYFDSRVVFVSETGPKNARAKRLAIMDYDGASVQYLTGSDAIVLAPRFSPAGDRVLYTSYETGQPRIHVLNVGDVQSRIFQTSEGVMSFAPRFSPDGRTVIYSLTNGSNTDIFAMDIASGASRQLTFAPSIETAPSYSPDGSRIVFESDRSGSQQLYIMPAQGGDATRISFGEGRYGTPVWSPRGDQVAFTKQNAGRFHIGVMRTDGSEERLLTASFLDEGPTWAPNGRVIMFARETQGADGASALYSVDISGRNLKRVRTPAGASDPSWGPLQ, from the coding sequence ATGATGCATCGCCTTGCCAGCTTGATGATCGGCGCGGTTGCGCTGGTCTTGATCCTTGGTGCCTCTGGCGCCACGGCGCAGACCGGCCCGCTGAGGATCGAGATCACCGAAGGCGTCGTCGAACCGATGCCCTACGCGGTGCCGAATTTCGTCGCCGAAACCGCGGATGCCCAGCAATACGCCGAACAGATCAGCCGCGTCATCGCCGATGACCTGACCGGCACCGGCCTGTTCCGCGAAATCCCCCGCGAGGCGCATATCAGCACGGTGGCCAGCTTTGGCGCCCCCATCCAGTATGCCGACTGGAAGGCGATCAATTCGCAGGCCCTGATCACCGGCGCGGTCAGCACCGACGGCGCCGGCAAGGTCATCGTCAAGTTCCGCGTCTGGGACGTCTTTGCCGGGGCCGAGCTGGGGCAGGGCATGCAATTCGCCGCCACCGCCGATGGTTGGCGCCGCCTTGCGCACAAGGTGGCCGACCAGGTCTATGCCCGCCTGACCGGTGAAGACCCCTATTTCGACAGCCGTGTTGTCTTTGTCTCGGAAACCGGGCCGAAGAATGCGCGCGCCAAACGGCTTGCCATCATGGATTATGACGGCGCCAGCGTGCAGTACCTGACCGGATCGGATGCCATCGTCCTGGCGCCGCGCTTTTCGCCTGCGGGCGACCGCGTGCTGTATACCAGCTATGAAACCGGCCAGCCGCGCATTCACGTGCTGAACGTTGGCGATGTGCAAAGCCGGATCTTCCAGACCAGCGAAGGCGTGATGAGCTTTGCACCGCGTTTTTCGCCCGATGGCCGCACCGTGATCTATTCGCTGACCAACGGGTCGAACACCGACATCTTTGCGATGGACATCGCCAGCGGCGCGTCGCGCCAGCTGACATTTGCCCCGTCGATCGAAACCGCGCCCAGTTATTCGCCCGACGGCAGCCGCATCGTCTTTGAAAGCGACCGGTCCGGATCGCAGCAGCTGTATATCATGCCGGCGCAGGGCGGCGATGCCACCCGCATCAGCTTTGGCGAAGGGCGCTATGGCACCCCGGTCTGGTCACCGCGCGGCGATCAGGTGGCCTTTACCAAGCAGAACGCAGGCCGGTTCCACATTGGCGTCATGCGCACCGATGGCAGCGAAGAGCGCCTGCTCACGGCGTCGTTCCTTGACGAAGGCCCGACATGGGCGCCCAATGGCCGGGTGATCATGTTTGCCCGCGAAACCCAAGGCGCGGATGGCGCATCGGCGCTGTATTCGGTGGATATTTCGGGGCGCAACCTGAAGCGGGTGCGTACCCCGGCAGGCGCGTCGGACCCCAGCTGGGGACCGCTGCAATAG
- the pal gene encoding peptidoglycan-associated lipoprotein Pal has translation MTHLTKAVLLIAALAVSACTNPNRFGDGDGGAGAGAGAGTGIDSGYLPGSASDPTSAAYFQQSIGDRVFFAVDQSTLSPEARATLDQQAQWLMTNSDYLAVIEGHADEQGTREYNIALGARRANAVMEYLTSRGIPSSRLKFISYGKERPVEVCSVESCYAKNRRAVTVISMGIGS, from the coding sequence ATGACACATCTTACCAAGGCAGTATTGCTGATTGCCGCGCTGGCGGTTTCGGCCTGTACCAATCCCAACCGCTTTGGCGACGGGGACGGCGGCGCAGGTGCGGGCGCAGGGGCCGGAACCGGCATCGACAGCGGCTATCTGCCGGGCAGCGCCAGCGATCCCACCTCGGCGGCCTATTTCCAGCAGTCCATCGGCGACCGCGTGTTCTTTGCCGTCGACCAGTCGACCCTGTCGCCCGAGGCCCGCGCCACCCTGGACCAGCAGGCCCAGTGGCTGATGACCAACTCGGACTACCTGGCCGTGATCGAAGGCCACGCCGACGAACAGGGCACCCGCGAATACAACATCGCGCTGGGCGCACGCCGCGCCAACGCGGTGATGGAATACCTGACATCGCGCGGCATCCCGTCGAGCCGCCTGAAGTTCATCAGCTACGGCAAGGAACGCCCGGTCGAGGTGTGTTCGGTCGAAAGCTGCTATGCCAAGAACCGTCGCGCCGTGACGGTGATTTCCATGGGCATCGGGAGCTAA